One window from the genome of Variovorax sp. PAMC26660 encodes:
- a CDS encoding SDR family oxidoreductase, whose product MDLQLQDQHVLITGGSKGIGLACALGFLREGARVSLVSRDLQNLQQGLRTLVEAFAQAEGRVSLHAADLKDPASAVAALDAAEKAFGAVDVLVNSAGAARRTPPDDLTPAAWHDAMDAKYFTYIHMIDPVVKRMGQRGRGAIVNVIGQGGKVASPVHMAGGAANAALMLVSAGMAAAYAAKGVRVNAVNPGLTLTARLQEGMKADAKLQGIGTDEALERATARLPLGRIATPEEVANTVLFLASAKASYVTGAIVAMDGAVTPMI is encoded by the coding sequence ATGGACCTCCAGCTTCAGGACCAGCACGTACTCATCACCGGCGGCAGCAAGGGCATCGGCCTGGCCTGCGCGCTGGGCTTCCTGCGCGAAGGCGCGCGCGTGAGCCTCGTGTCGCGCGACCTGCAGAACCTGCAGCAGGGCCTGCGAACGCTGGTCGAGGCCTTCGCACAGGCCGAGGGCCGCGTGTCGCTGCACGCGGCCGACCTGAAGGACCCGGCCAGCGCGGTGGCCGCGCTCGATGCGGCCGAGAAGGCCTTCGGTGCGGTCGACGTGCTCGTCAACTCGGCCGGCGCCGCGCGCCGCACTCCGCCCGACGACCTGACGCCCGCCGCCTGGCACGACGCGATGGACGCCAAGTACTTCACCTACATCCACATGATCGACCCGGTGGTCAAGCGCATGGGCCAACGCGGGCGCGGCGCCATCGTCAACGTGATCGGCCAGGGCGGCAAGGTCGCGAGCCCGGTCCACATGGCCGGCGGCGCGGCCAATGCGGCGCTGATGCTGGTGAGCGCCGGCATGGCCGCGGCCTATGCGGCCAAGGGCGTGCGCGTGAACGCGGTGAACCCCGGCCTCACGCTGACCGCGCGGCTGCAGGAAGGCATGAAGGCCGATGCGAAGCTGCAGGGCATCGGCACCGACGAGGCACTGGAACGCGCCACCGCGCGCCTGCCGCTGGGCCGCATCGCGACGCCGGAAGAAGTCGCCAACACGGTGCTGTTTCTGGCGTCGGCGAAGGCCAGCTATGTGACGGGTGCCATCGTGGCGATGGATGGTGCGGTCACGCCGATGATTTGA
- a CDS encoding tetratricopeptide repeat protein, with product MTLPLSTRQQLVLAEQYFRAGQHRQAELILGQLALVDGKNSRVHELLGYVCGNDGRLDECEAHLLAASRLPQCSAEALFYLGKVQLQRGRARAAISSIQRSVQQAGEYFEGLHELGVAHSSLGDHRRAIEFFSRAERKKPDSYELHYNLASCLRELHAFDEALVRYDSALALNPGFSRALSGRASVLLELGRAQEALENLDRALALDPENATTWADRARCLEALKREDEAAASLVQLSRLAPSQDYARGYRLLENMHACRWSGWNMLVSDTVARADAGEKAAPPYTLLATPASAATQLACARTYARDHYPPRSLAVQPRRTARAKLRIGYFSPDFYDHATAQLTVGMLEHHDRERFEWFGFSIGPTAADAVTQRVVKAFDHFVNVEHESDSGIAEMARNLELDIAVDLNGFNEGARTNIFACRAAPIQVNYLGYPGTMGCDYMDYIVADSHLIGPDDYRHYAEKVILIPGSYQPNDDKKQIAALVPDRAAMGLPEDGIVFANFNSIFKITPDLFDVWMRILAKTPRSVLWLLEGSEGSSAALRSEAARRGISPDRLVWAKRLPLPQHLARHACADLFLDTFHYNAHTTCSDALWAGLPVLTCRGDTFASRVASSLLRTSDLSELVVDSVPAYESAAVTLAESPERLIQFRERLARGKAHAPLFDTSRSARCMEAAYEAAWARHTNGMRPDHIHVRV from the coding sequence ATGACATTGCCGCTATCCACTCGCCAGCAATTGGTACTGGCCGAACAATATTTTCGAGCCGGGCAACATCGTCAGGCGGAGCTGATCCTGGGCCAGTTGGCGCTTGTTGACGGAAAGAATTCGCGAGTCCACGAGTTGCTCGGCTATGTATGCGGGAACGACGGACGGCTGGACGAGTGCGAGGCGCATCTGCTCGCGGCGTCTCGACTTCCGCAGTGCTCGGCGGAGGCACTTTTCTATTTGGGGAAAGTGCAGTTGCAGCGCGGTAGAGCCCGGGCTGCCATCAGTTCGATTCAGCGTTCGGTGCAGCAGGCGGGCGAGTACTTCGAAGGCCTGCACGAGCTTGGCGTTGCCCACAGTTCCCTCGGGGACCATCGGCGCGCGATCGAATTTTTTTCAAGGGCGGAGCGCAAAAAGCCTGATTCGTACGAACTGCACTACAACCTGGCCTCCTGCCTGCGCGAGTTGCATGCCTTTGACGAAGCCCTCGTTCGCTACGACTCGGCGCTTGCGCTCAATCCCGGGTTTTCGCGCGCCTTGTCCGGCCGAGCCTCGGTGCTTCTCGAGTTGGGTCGTGCGCAAGAGGCTCTGGAGAACCTCGACCGAGCCCTGGCGCTGGACCCCGAGAACGCGACGACATGGGCAGACCGCGCAAGATGCCTGGAGGCGCTGAAGCGGGAAGATGAAGCAGCGGCAAGTCTCGTGCAGTTGTCGCGCCTCGCCCCTTCGCAAGACTATGCCCGAGGCTACCGCCTCCTTGAGAACATGCACGCATGCCGCTGGAGCGGTTGGAACATGCTTGTTTCCGACACCGTCGCTCGTGCCGATGCGGGCGAGAAAGCGGCCCCACCATACACACTCCTGGCAACGCCTGCCAGCGCGGCCACGCAACTCGCCTGTGCCCGGACCTACGCGCGCGATCACTACCCGCCGCGTAGCCTTGCAGTTCAACCGCGCCGAACTGCCAGAGCGAAGCTGCGCATCGGCTATTTTTCGCCTGACTTCTACGACCACGCCACCGCGCAACTGACTGTCGGAATGCTTGAGCACCATGATCGCGAGCGCTTCGAGTGGTTCGGGTTTTCGATCGGGCCGACCGCTGCGGATGCGGTGACGCAACGCGTCGTGAAGGCCTTCGATCATTTCGTCAACGTCGAGCATGAAAGCGACTCCGGCATTGCCGAGATGGCTCGAAACCTCGAGCTCGACATTGCGGTTGACCTCAACGGCTTCAACGAAGGGGCAAGAACCAACATCTTTGCCTGTCGTGCGGCCCCCATCCAGGTCAACTACCTAGGGTATCCGGGAACGATGGGGTGCGACTACATGGACTACATCGTGGCCGACTCCCATCTGATCGGTCCAGACGACTATCGGCACTATGCGGAAAAGGTCATCCTGATTCCGGGGTCCTACCAGCCCAACGACGACAAGAAGCAGATCGCGGCGCTCGTGCCCGATCGCGCAGCAATGGGCTTGCCGGAAGACGGGATCGTGTTCGCCAACTTCAACAGCATCTTCAAGATCACACCAGACCTCTTCGATGTCTGGATGCGGATCCTCGCGAAGACGCCGCGCAGTGTTCTCTGGCTTTTGGAAGGAAGCGAGGGGTCGTCCGCCGCGCTTCGCTCGGAAGCCGCGCGCCGTGGCATATCGCCGGACCGACTCGTGTGGGCCAAGCGGCTGCCCTTGCCCCAGCATCTGGCGCGGCACGCGTGCGCGGATCTTTTCCTGGACACCTTTCACTACAACGCCCACACGACATGCAGCGACGCCCTGTGGGCAGGTCTGCCGGTGCTGACATGTCGAGGCGACACCTTCGCATCGCGGGTGGCCTCGAGCCTGCTGCGGACGTCGGACCTGTCCGAGCTCGTCGTCGACAGCGTGCCGGCCTACGAGTCGGCCGCCGTGACACTTGCCGAATCTCCAGAACGCTTGATCCAGTTCCGCGAGCGACTGGCTCGCGGCAAGGCTCACGCACCGTTGTTCGATACGAGCCGATCCGCCAGGTGCATGGAAGCGGCGTACGAGGCCGCGTGGGCACGGCACACGAACGGCATGCGTCCAGACCACATCCATGTTCGCGTCTAG
- a CDS encoding MarR family winged helix-turn-helix transcriptional regulator, translating into MASSRKLAKKDFEALSQFRYQMRRFERFSERAAQGEGLTPQQYLVLLHIKGVPGREWASVGEIAERLQLQPHGVVALVTRCEALELVQRRSSETDRRQVEVHLLAKGEKLLLRLAELHRAELRSLKGVFDVPQIDLPEQP; encoded by the coding sequence ATGGCCTCATCACGCAAGCTCGCCAAGAAAGACTTCGAGGCACTGTCCCAGTTCCGCTACCAGATGCGCCGTTTCGAGCGCTTCTCCGAGCGCGCCGCGCAGGGCGAGGGCCTCACGCCGCAGCAGTACCTGGTGTTGCTGCACATCAAGGGCGTGCCCGGGCGCGAGTGGGCTTCGGTGGGCGAGATTGCCGAACGCCTGCAACTGCAGCCGCACGGCGTGGTCGCGCTCGTCACCCGCTGCGAGGCGCTCGAACTCGTGCAGCGCCGGTCCAGCGAAACCGACCGCAGGCAGGTCGAGGTGCACCTGCTGGCCAAGGGCGAAAAGCTGCTGCTGCGGCTGGCCGAACTTCACCGCGCCGAACTGCGCTCGCTCAAGGGTGTGTTCGACGTGCCGCAGATTGATCTTCCCGAACAGCCATGA
- a CDS encoding amidohydrolase family protein, protein MSSDLDAALFAADELLLVPEHLMLRDGPATGHAVLMAGGRFRDVGPADTLIARHTHLTPLHLPGKLLMPGMIDAHHHLTQSFGKSLAYGEPSEIFRRVWVPLESSLDDEFVYMASKLAALESLRGGFTTVCDAGTRAPGDIGAVAAAVQEAGLRCVLGLICNDGGNDSTAADRQAIQAHAARFLQQWSDAELVHPSLAISVPEAASDEMLAAVSALCAEARTIFQTHVNEHLASVERSVVQRGKRPLELLAQLGALGPQVLIAHGTLVTPSELVLLRDTDTAVSYNPVASQWKGNAVAPANLMAAMGIRFGLGTDATRSDAFRLMDAAEAAQKLAFGLAIGDASSGGGWTWFDHATHDGARAIGLDHLIGEIAVGKAADFLIVDVDTPEMCTSVDLTWDLVRLGNRDQITAVFVAGRLRLWEGWPPDWDARALQHQLARVAHAAMDRAPIVRLHPTAAEHRRLTVASATSTRNPQ, encoded by the coding sequence ATGTCTTCTGACCTTGATGCCGCGCTCTTCGCGGCCGACGAGCTGCTGCTCGTTCCCGAACACCTGATGCTGCGCGACGGCCCTGCGACCGGCCATGCCGTGCTGATGGCGGGCGGCCGGTTCCGCGATGTCGGCCCCGCCGACACGCTCATCGCCCGTCACACGCACCTCACGCCGCTGCATCTGCCCGGCAAGCTGCTGATGCCGGGAATGATCGATGCGCATCACCATCTCACGCAGTCCTTCGGCAAGTCGCTGGCCTATGGCGAGCCTTCCGAAATCTTCCGTCGCGTGTGGGTGCCGCTCGAGTCGAGCCTGGACGACGAGTTCGTCTACATGGCTTCCAAGCTGGCGGCGCTCGAATCGCTGCGCGGCGGTTTCACCACCGTGTGCGACGCGGGCACGCGCGCGCCGGGCGACATCGGCGCCGTTGCGGCTGCCGTGCAGGAGGCCGGGCTGCGCTGCGTGCTGGGACTGATCTGCAACGACGGCGGCAACGACAGCACCGCCGCCGACCGGCAAGCCATCCAGGCACACGCCGCACGCTTCCTGCAGCAGTGGTCGGATGCGGAGCTGGTGCACCCCTCGCTCGCCATCTCGGTGCCCGAAGCGGCTTCCGACGAGATGCTGGCCGCCGTGTCGGCCTTGTGTGCCGAGGCGCGCACCATCTTCCAGACGCACGTCAACGAACACCTTGCGTCGGTCGAACGTTCGGTGGTGCAGCGCGGCAAGCGGCCGCTCGAACTGCTGGCGCAACTGGGCGCGCTTGGCCCGCAGGTGTTGATCGCGCACGGCACGCTGGTCACGCCGTCCGAACTCGTGCTGCTGCGCGACACCGACACCGCCGTGAGCTACAACCCCGTCGCCAGCCAGTGGAAGGGCAACGCCGTGGCACCCGCGAACCTGATGGCCGCGATGGGCATCCGCTTCGGGCTGGGCACCGACGCCACGCGCAGCGACGCCTTCCGCCTGATGGACGCCGCTGAGGCTGCGCAGAAGCTGGCCTTTGGCCTGGCAATTGGCGACGCGTCGAGCGGCGGTGGCTGGACCTGGTTCGACCACGCAACGCACGATGGCGCGCGCGCCATCGGCCTGGACCACCTGATTGGCGAGATCGCCGTGGGCAAGGCGGCCGACTTCCTCATCGTCGATGTCGACACGCCGGAGATGTGCACTTCCGTCGATCTCACATGGGACCTCGTGCGCCTGGGAAATCGCGACCAGATCACCGCCGTGTTCGTCGCCGGCCGCCTGCGCCTGTGGGAAGGCTGGCCGCCCGACTGGGACGCGCGCGCGCTGCAACACCAACTGGCGCGTGTCGCCCATGCGGCGATGGACCGCGCGCCCATCGTGCGCCTGCACCCCACGGCGGCCGAACATCGCCGCCTGACCGTGGCGTCCGCCACCAGCACACGGAATCCGCAGTGA
- a CDS encoding LysR family transcriptional regulator: MKIENISDLRVLVQTARGGTLTAAAHALGITPAAASATLKRLEAQIGARLFERSTRAMRLTPQGQTLLDYAVRAFELLDEGESLVTADRGELVGTLRVASPSDLTRSTLLPWFDEFLALHTGVQLSLSVGDRPLDVMRDEVDVALRYGALADSRLVARPLATTSPVLTASPDYLRRHAVPKTPQDLVHHNCLTFNRSGRRHRVWRFAQNGQWTEVRVNGNRSVDDASLAREWTVAGHGISLKSALDVRDDIREGRLVRLLPEWDTEPYPLHALLPSGRFVPARVRAFVDFLALKFEALAAA, translated from the coding sequence ATGAAAATTGAAAACATCTCGGACTTGCGGGTGCTGGTGCAAACGGCGCGCGGCGGCACGCTCACGGCCGCGGCCCATGCGCTGGGCATCACGCCGGCGGCCGCCAGCGCCACGCTCAAGCGGCTGGAGGCGCAGATCGGTGCCCGCCTGTTCGAGCGCTCCACGCGCGCCATGCGCCTCACGCCGCAGGGCCAGACGCTGCTCGACTACGCGGTGCGCGCCTTCGAGCTGCTGGACGAGGGCGAATCGCTGGTCACGGCCGACCGGGGCGAGTTGGTCGGCACGCTGCGCGTGGCCTCGCCTTCGGACCTCACGCGCAGCACGCTGCTGCCGTGGTTCGACGAATTCCTCGCGCTGCACACCGGCGTGCAGCTCTCGCTGTCGGTGGGCGACCGACCGCTCGACGTGATGCGCGACGAGGTCGACGTGGCGCTGCGCTACGGCGCACTGGCCGATTCGCGGCTGGTGGCACGGCCCCTGGCCACGACCAGCCCCGTGTTGACCGCCTCGCCCGACTACCTGCGCCGCCATGCCGTACCGAAGACACCGCAAGACCTGGTGCACCACAACTGCCTGACCTTCAACCGCTCCGGCCGTCGCCACCGCGTCTGGCGCTTCGCGCAGAACGGCCAGTGGACGGAAGTGCGCGTGAACGGCAACCGCAGCGTGGACGACGCCTCGCTCGCGCGCGAGTGGACCGTGGCGGGCCACGGCATCTCGCTGAAATCGGCGCTCGACGTGCGCGACGACATCCGCGAGGGCCGGTTGGTGCGGCTGCTGCCCGAGTGGGACACCGAGCCCTACCCGCTGCATGCGCTGCTGCCGAGTGGCCGTTTCGTGCCGGCGCGCGTGCGGGCCTTCGTCGATTTTCTTGCGTTGAAGTTCGAGGCGCTGGCGGCTGCCTAG
- a CDS encoding chloride channel protein: MTPASHPPRGDFALNTRLMRITVMAAVIGAISTVAARVLLDLIRFFTNLFFFQTFSLAEHSPATNTLGLWVIAVPVVGGLIVGVVARYGSDKIRGHGIPEAIEAILFGKSKMSLKVALLKPLSSGIVIGSGGPFGAEGPIIMTGGAIGSLIAQHFHLTAAERKALLVAGATAGMTAVFGTPVAAVLLAVELLLFELRPRSLLPVAVACAVAGFTRPLLMDAGPLFPLQTAVPGPLAMLSCVVAGVLCGALSASLSLSLYKVEDWFGKLPVHWMWWPAIGGLAVGIGGYFQPRALGVGYDVIGDLLHNHLALGVVAALLAVKAVIWVISLGSGTSGGVLAPLLMMGAGLGAVLSHVLPGNDPMLWPLVCMAATLGGVMRAPLTATIFAFGLTHDSNALLPLLTTSAVAYGFTVLTMRRSILTEKIARRGYHIYREYGIDPLERHSVEEVMTREVRSIDAALSVTQALFEYFGEGQAHRAFPVLRNGAVIGVADRAMLAAHGTHDPLATVGDACADAPLYYALPGENCRAVASRLARHRLERLPVVKDAQSLALVGVVARSDLIKPSLAHFDEEEKRERMRGLPWQSM, from the coding sequence ATGACCCCAGCCTCCCATCCGCCGCGCGGCGACTTCGCGCTCAACACGCGCCTCATGCGCATCACCGTCATGGCCGCCGTCATCGGCGCCATCAGCACCGTGGCCGCGCGCGTGCTCCTCGACCTGATCCGCTTCTTCACCAACCTGTTCTTCTTCCAGACCTTCTCGCTGGCCGAGCATTCGCCGGCCACGAACACGCTGGGGCTCTGGGTCATCGCGGTGCCGGTGGTCGGCGGGCTCATCGTCGGTGTGGTGGCACGCTACGGCTCCGACAAGATCCGCGGCCACGGCATCCCCGAAGCCATCGAGGCCATCCTGTTCGGCAAAAGCAAGATGTCGCTGAAGGTCGCGCTGCTCAAGCCGCTGTCCTCGGGCATCGTCATCGGCAGCGGTGGGCCGTTCGGCGCAGAGGGGCCGATCATCATGACCGGCGGCGCCATCGGCTCGCTGATCGCGCAGCACTTCCACCTCACTGCGGCCGAGCGCAAGGCGCTGCTGGTGGCCGGCGCCACGGCCGGCATGACGGCGGTGTTCGGCACGCCGGTGGCGGCCGTATTGCTGGCCGTCGAGCTGCTGCTGTTCGAGCTGCGTCCGCGCAGCCTGCTGCCGGTGGCCGTGGCCTGCGCGGTGGCGGGCTTCACGCGGCCGTTGCTGATGGACGCGGGCCCGCTGTTTCCGCTGCAGACGGCCGTGCCCGGCCCGCTGGCCATGCTGTCGTGCGTGGTGGCCGGCGTGCTCTGCGGTGCGCTGTCGGCTTCGTTGTCGCTCTCGCTCTACAAGGTCGAGGACTGGTTCGGCAAACTGCCGGTGCACTGGATGTGGTGGCCCGCCATCGGCGGCCTGGCGGTCGGCATCGGCGGGTACTTCCAGCCGCGCGCGCTGGGCGTGGGCTATGACGTCATCGGTGACCTGCTGCACAACCACCTCGCGCTCGGCGTGGTGGCCGCATTGCTGGCGGTGAAGGCCGTCATCTGGGTCATCTCGCTGGGCTCGGGCACCTCGGGCGGCGTGCTTGCGCCGCTGCTGATGATGGGTGCAGGCCTCGGTGCGGTGCTGTCGCATGTGCTGCCCGGCAACGACCCGATGCTGTGGCCATTGGTCTGCATGGCGGCCACGCTCGGCGGCGTGATGCGCGCGCCGCTCACCGCCACCATCTTCGCCTTCGGCCTCACGCACGACAGCAATGCGCTGCTGCCGCTGCTGACCACCTCGGCCGTGGCCTACGGCTTCACGGTGCTGACCATGCGCCGCTCGATCCTCACCGAGAAGATCGCGCGCCGCGGCTATCACATCTACCGCGAGTACGGCATCGATCCGCTGGAGCGGCATTCGGTCGAAGAGGTGATGACGCGCGAGGTGCGCAGCATCGACGCGGCGCTGTCGGTGACGCAGGCGCTGTTCGAGTACTTCGGTGAAGGGCAGGCGCACCGCGCGTTTCCGGTGCTGCGCAATGGCGCGGTGATCGGCGTGGCCGACCGCGCGATGCTGGCCGCGCATGGCACCCACGACCCGCTTGCCACGGTCGGCGACGCGTGCGCCGACGCGCCGCTGTACTACGCGCTGCCGGGCGAGAACTGCCGTGCGGTGGCGAGCCGCCTCGCGCGTCATCGGCTCGAACGGCTGCCCGTGGTGAAGGATGCGCAGTCGCTCGCGCTGGTCGGCGTCGTGGCGCGCAGCGACCTCATCAAGCCTTCGCTCGCGCATTTCGACGAAGAGGAAAAGCGCGAGCGCATGCGCGGACTGCCGTGGCAGTCCATGTAG
- a CDS encoding sulfite exporter TauE/SafE family protein, with product MSTQHLFLVSIAVLIAAFVQGATGVGFALIAAPVIGIVRPDLLPVCVLVLMLPLNFYVMWRERGAIDRVGASWITGGRMLGTVGGLWVLAALSASHLSLFVGASTIAAALVTLMMPAFSPGRSAFVAAGLVTGITETATGIGGPPLALVYQHQPAPTMRSTIALCFLVGELVSLVTLMVTGRIDGSQLHAAAQLLPALVVGAVLSRVVHQRINGRVLRIFVQVFAIVSGAALLLHSF from the coding sequence GTGAGTACGCAGCACCTCTTTCTCGTTTCCATCGCCGTGCTGATCGCCGCCTTCGTGCAGGGCGCGACCGGTGTCGGCTTCGCGTTGATCGCCGCGCCGGTGATCGGCATCGTGCGCCCCGACCTGCTGCCCGTGTGCGTGCTGGTGCTGATGCTGCCGCTGAACTTCTATGTGATGTGGCGCGAGCGCGGCGCCATCGACCGTGTCGGCGCGAGCTGGATCACCGGCGGGCGCATGCTCGGCACCGTCGGCGGCCTCTGGGTGCTGGCGGCGCTGAGCGCGAGCCACCTGTCGCTGTTCGTCGGTGCATCGACCATCGCGGCGGCGCTGGTCACCTTGATGATGCCGGCCTTCTCGCCGGGCCGCAGCGCCTTCGTGGCGGCGGGGCTCGTCACCGGCATCACCGAAACTGCGACCGGCATCGGCGGGCCGCCGCTGGCGTTGGTCTACCAACACCAGCCGGCGCCCACCATGCGTTCGACCATTGCGCTGTGCTTTCTGGTCGGCGAACTGGTGTCGCTGGTCACGCTGATGGTGACCGGCCGCATCGACGGCTCACAACTTCATGCAGCGGCCCAGTTGTTGCCCGCGCTGGTCGTGGGCGCGGTGCTCAGCCGCGTGGTGCATCAGCGCATCAACGGCCGCGTGTTGCGCATCTTCGTGCAGGTCTTTGCGATCGTGTCGGGCGCGGCGCTGCTGCTGCATTCATTCTGA
- the pgaD gene encoding poly-beta-1,6-N-acetyl-D-glucosamine biosynthesis protein PgaD, translating into MPHESHAHSQPPETHADMSPPTRRRSWGQPAGEEPIIDAARISLRAFGNGRSPQRTLAMYLWLRVLRPAVTIAIWFCAIWYAWPYVLGARSQPEVLHLLGLYAVVIGVILVSMLVMAPWRRRQQKREAPPDQEQSSLFALASYIEVPPARLSAWQRTRQLLVHHDHDGQLRDATDTTPGALEPEPLRRAAARR; encoded by the coding sequence ATGCCCCATGAGTCCCACGCTCATTCCCAGCCGCCCGAGACGCACGCCGACATGAGCCCGCCCACGCGGCGCCGCTCCTGGGGCCAGCCCGCGGGGGAAGAACCGATCATCGACGCCGCGCGCATCTCGCTGCGCGCCTTCGGCAACGGCCGCTCGCCGCAGCGCACGCTGGCCATGTACCTGTGGCTGCGCGTGCTGCGCCCGGCGGTCACCATCGCCATCTGGTTCTGCGCCATCTGGTATGCATGGCCCTATGTGCTGGGCGCGCGCTCGCAACCCGAAGTGCTGCACCTGCTGGGCCTGTACGCGGTGGTGATCGGCGTGATCCTGGTGTCGATGCTGGTGATGGCGCCGTGGCGCCGCCGCCAGCAGAAGCGCGAGGCGCCGCCGGACCAGGAGCAGTCGTCGCTGTTCGCGCTGGCGTCCTACATCGAGGTGCCGCCGGCACGCCTGTCAGCCTGGCAGCGCACGCGGCAACTGCTGGTGCACCACGACCACGACGGCCAGTTGCGGGACGCGACCGACACCACGCCCGGCGCGCTGGAGCCCGAACCCCTGCGGCGCGCGGCGGCGCGGCGCTGA
- a CDS encoding uracil-xanthine permease family protein — protein sequence MSRASDAPAVDAVLPVSQLLLFGLQHVLVMAAVPITSVFLVAKALGLPAALTVNLISATFLLCGVGTLLQSFGPWKFGARLPFVMVPGGAPIVMFVTIAQQRDLQTASGAVILTALFYFLVLPVFARCLRYFPKIVIGTLLLLVSINLVKVYGGIIAGKAGTATFADPVNIGLALATIGFTVLFARVFKGTLGQLAVLLGLLAGTVLAAVCGLMDFSAVAAGPLWSAPTLLPFGMPRFDLVAAVPLLIFSVISMVEATGQTVAVAEVVGRKIDARDVVPRTIRGDALMSLAGGLFGTSMIITSGENIGIVRATNVRSRYVTATAGVILILIALSAPLGRLASAIPSAVVGGTAMVVFAIIGTMGIDMLRKVDLHERGNMFVLAGALTMGLLPIVVPGLYSRFPDTLQLVLGNGLAMGSLTAVVLNMVFNRVSAESSEGAESAVAAPASQ from the coding sequence ATGTCCCGTGCCAGCGACGCCCCCGCCGTCGATGCAGTGCTGCCTGTTTCGCAACTGCTCCTGTTCGGTCTGCAGCATGTGCTGGTGATGGCGGCTGTGCCCATCACGTCCGTGTTCCTGGTGGCCAAGGCGCTGGGCCTGCCGGCCGCGCTCACGGTCAACCTGATCAGCGCCACCTTTCTGCTGTGCGGCGTGGGCACGCTGCTGCAGTCGTTCGGGCCATGGAAGTTCGGTGCGCGCCTGCCTTTCGTGATGGTGCCGGGCGGCGCGCCCATCGTGATGTTCGTGACCATCGCCCAGCAGCGCGACCTGCAGACCGCCTCGGGCGCGGTGATCCTCACGGCGCTGTTCTATTTCCTGGTGCTGCCGGTGTTCGCGCGCTGCCTGCGCTACTTTCCGAAGATCGTCATCGGCACCTTGCTGCTGCTGGTGTCCATCAACCTCGTGAAGGTGTACGGCGGCATCATCGCGGGCAAGGCCGGCACGGCCACCTTCGCCGACCCGGTGAACATCGGCCTGGCGCTCGCGACCATCGGCTTCACCGTGCTGTTCGCGCGCGTGTTCAAGGGCACGCTCGGGCAGCTTGCGGTGCTGCTGGGGCTGCTGGCCGGCACGGTGCTGGCGGCCGTCTGCGGGCTGATGGATTTCAGTGCCGTCGCGGCCGGGCCTCTGTGGAGCGCACCGACGCTGCTGCCCTTCGGCATGCCGCGCTTCGACCTGGTGGCGGCCGTGCCGCTGCTGATCTTCAGCGTCATCTCGATGGTCGAGGCCACGGGCCAGACCGTGGCGGTGGCCGAAGTGGTGGGCCGCAAGATCGATGCGCGCGACGTGGTGCCGCGCACCATTCGCGGCGACGCGCTGATGTCGCTGGCGGGCGGCCTGTTCGGCACGTCGATGATCATCACCAGCGGCGAGAACATCGGCATCGTGCGCGCCACCAACGTGCGCTCGCGCTACGTCACCGCGACGGCCGGCGTGATCCTGATCCTCATCGCGCTGTCGGCGCCGCTGGGCCGGCTGGCCAGCGCCATTCCCTCCGCCGTGGTGGGCGGCACCGCGATGGTGGTGTTCGCGATCATCGGCACGATGGGCATCGACATGCTGCGCAAGGTCGACCTGCACGAGCGCGGCAACATGTTCGTGCTGGCCGGCGCGCTGACCATGGGCCTGTTGCCCATCGTCGTGCCGGGCCTCTACAGCCGGTTTCCGGACACGCTGCAGCTGGTACTGGGCAATGGCCTGGCCATGGGCTCGCTCACGGCAGTGGTGCTCAACATGGTGTTCAACCGCGTCTCTGCCGAAAGCTCGGAAGGCGCCGAAAGCGCCGTGGCAGCGCCGGCCTCGCAATAG
- a CDS encoding GNAT family N-acetyltransferase encodes MKTELIEFDTPRLRLRQWRESDLAPFAAMAADPQVMEFLLPLPTRADSDAAVERARGLIASNGWGFWAVEHKASGEFIGFTGLNAPLATLPFSPCVEIGWRFARHAWGQGFATEAARGALQVGFDRLGLEEIVAFTAVGNLRSAAVMERIGMHEDVAGAFDHPLVPEGHALKRHRLYRISRAAWLASRNASE; translated from the coding sequence ATGAAGACAGAACTCATTGAATTCGACACCCCGCGCCTTCGGCTGCGCCAATGGCGCGAGAGCGATCTCGCGCCATTCGCCGCGATGGCCGCCGACCCGCAGGTCATGGAATTTCTCCTGCCTTTGCCGACGCGCGCCGACAGCGACGCGGCGGTCGAACGTGCCAGGGGCCTCATCGCCAGCAACGGCTGGGGCTTCTGGGCCGTCGAGCACAAGGCGTCGGGCGAATTCATCGGCTTCACGGGACTGAACGCGCCACTGGCCACGCTGCCGTTCTCGCCTTGCGTGGAGATCGGCTGGCGCTTCGCACGGCACGCGTGGGGCCAGGGCTTCGCGACCGAAGCCGCACGCGGTGCGTTGCAGGTCGGCTTCGACCGGCTCGGGCTGGAAGAGATCGTGGCCTTCACCGCCGTCGGCAACCTGCGTTCGGCCGCAGTGATGGAACGCATCGGCATGCACGAAGACGTGGCCGGCGCCTTCGACCATCCACTGGTGCCCGAGGGGCACGCGCTGAAGCGCCACCGGCTCTACCGCATCAGCCGCGCGGCATGGCTGGCCTCGCGCAACGCCTCAGAATGA